One genomic segment of Pseudomonadota bacterium includes these proteins:
- a CDS encoding SPOR domain-containing protein: protein MRLEFSRYREFAFGLAVGLSLSVLVLVWQNYREKNAAAVPAEVPKPEPRSGKSAAAGDTEDGPKNYDFYDMLPKFEVVVPEKDREVSRERDTARAQIERPGVYVLQAGSYRKQEEADRIQALLKKQGIDANVQRVAVDDDVWHRVRIGPISDLAELNRLRARLRAAEFDDALVIRVGD, encoded by the coding sequence ATGCGCCTGGAATTCTCGCGTTATCGCGAGTTCGCGTTTGGCCTGGCAGTCGGGTTGTCCTTGTCGGTGCTGGTACTCGTCTGGCAGAACTACCGCGAGAAGAATGCGGCGGCCGTCCCGGCGGAAGTCCCGAAGCCCGAGCCGCGTTCGGGCAAATCGGCTGCCGCCGGTGACACCGAGGACGGCCCGAAAAACTACGACTTCTACGACATGTTGCCGAAGTTCGAAGTCGTGGTACCCGAGAAAGATCGCGAGGTCTCGCGCGAGCGCGACACCGCCCGCGCGCAGATCGAGCGCCCGGGCGTCTATGTGTTGCAGGCCGGCTCGTATCGCAAGCAGGAAGAAGCGGACCGCATCCAGGCGCTGCTCAAGAAACAGGGTATCGACGCAAACGTGCAACGCGTGGCGGTCGATGATGACGTCTGGCATCGCGTGCGCATCGGTCCGATCAGCGATCTGGCCGAGCTCAACCGCCTGCGCGCCCGGCTGCGCGCCGCGGAGTTCGACGATGCGCTCGTGATCCGGGTGGGAGACTAG
- a CDS encoding CapA family protein encodes MSGRYATAAPLLFVALLVSSCATQPPPGPAAPTAPSAPAIPPPTHPGLTLAAVGDTMLGTDYPENILPDDDGLSFLDAVTPILSAPDVAFGNLEGVLMDGGEPVKLCKDKRICFLFRTPTRYATYYRLAGFDAMSLANNHARDFGEEGRSSTMAALDARGIVHSGREGTTASWIANGRRIALAAFAPNVGSNLLNEPDIARALVQQLAATHDIVIVSFHGGAEGAGAEILPFAREIFVGEDRGNVVEFAHAMIDAGADLVLGHGPHVVRPMELYRDRLIAYSLGNFATYYGISVEGLRGIAPILLCTLDDEGRFVSGRLESTIQLRPAGPSLDPARTASVVVRTLTLAAFPDGTLTIADDGTLGVRR; translated from the coding sequence GTGTCCGGGCGTTACGCGACCGCGGCGCCCCTCCTTTTCGTGGCCTTGCTCGTGTCTTCCTGCGCGACGCAGCCACCGCCCGGGCCCGCGGCGCCCACCGCACCCTCCGCTCCGGCGATTCCACCACCGACTCATCCGGGCCTGACTCTGGCCGCAGTCGGCGACACCATGCTCGGCACCGACTATCCCGAGAACATCCTGCCGGATGACGATGGCCTGTCGTTTCTCGACGCCGTGACACCGATCCTTTCCGCACCCGACGTGGCCTTCGGCAATCTCGAAGGCGTGTTGATGGACGGCGGCGAACCGGTGAAGTTGTGCAAGGACAAACGCATCTGTTTCCTGTTCCGCACGCCGACGCGGTACGCCACCTACTACCGGCTCGCCGGCTTCGATGCGATGAGCCTGGCTAACAACCATGCGCGCGACTTCGGCGAGGAAGGGCGCTCCTCGACGATGGCCGCGCTCGATGCGCGCGGCATCGTGCACTCGGGGCGCGAAGGCACCACCGCGAGCTGGATCGCGAACGGCCGGCGCATCGCGCTGGCGGCGTTCGCGCCGAACGTCGGCTCCAACCTGCTCAACGAACCCGACATCGCGCGCGCGCTCGTGCAACAGCTGGCCGCGACGCACGACATCGTGATCGTGTCGTTCCATGGCGGCGCGGAAGGCGCCGGCGCGGAGATCCTGCCGTTCGCGCGGGAAATCTTCGTCGGCGAGGATCGCGGCAACGTGGTCGAATTCGCGCACGCGATGATCGACGCCGGCGCGGACCTCGTGCTCGGCCATGGGCCGCACGTCGTGCGCCCGATGGAGCTGTACCGCGACCGGCTCATCGCCTACAGCCTCGGCAACTTCGCCACGTATTACGGCATCAGCGTGGAAGGGTTGCGCGGGATCGCGCCTATCCTGCTGTGCACGCTGGACGACGAGGGGCGCTTCGTTTCAGGCCGCCTCGAATCGACGATTCAATTGCGGCCCGCGGGCCCGTCGCTCGATCCGGCGCGCACGGCCAGTGTCGTCGTACGTACGCTCACGCTCGCGGCCTTCCCGGATGGAACGCTGACCATCGCCGACGACGGCACGCTCGGCGTCCGCCGCTGA
- a CDS encoding cytochrome c, whose translation MRGRAVVRWLAGTSLALLLVAAAGFCWIYVASEAHLRSFPQPPPFRFAIPTDAAAIARGDHLVRTRGCRGCHGDRLQGQQMWGYAVAPNLPLYARTRSAAEVEAALRHGIAHDGRAMYDMPAFNFIRLRDADVADIIAYLRAVPVEPVALPVARLPWGIRLRLARGTNQAIPAFIPRVPALRHANDPDPRIVRGEYLAMTTCIECHGLTLHADAPFGDETAPDLAVIAGYDLAAFMRLMRTGKALGDRELEMMSPVARGRFVYFSDEEVSDLYAFLRANVAPASREP comes from the coding sequence ATGCGCGGCCGCGCCGTCGTTCGCTGGCTGGCCGGAACGTCGCTGGCGTTGTTGCTGGTCGCGGCCGCGGGTTTCTGCTGGATCTACGTTGCCAGCGAAGCGCACCTGCGATCGTTTCCGCAACCGCCGCCGTTCCGGTTTGCCATTCCCACCGACGCGGCGGCCATCGCGCGCGGCGATCACCTGGTTCGCACGCGCGGCTGCCGCGGCTGTCATGGCGACCGACTGCAGGGCCAGCAGATGTGGGGATATGCGGTCGCGCCGAATCTGCCGTTGTACGCGCGCACCCGCAGCGCGGCCGAAGTCGAAGCGGCACTGCGCCACGGCATCGCGCACGACGGTCGCGCGATGTACGACATGCCGGCGTTCAACTTCATCCGCCTGCGCGATGCGGACGTCGCGGACATCATCGCCTACCTGCGCGCCGTGCCCGTCGAACCTGTGGCCCTGCCGGTGGCCCGGCTGCCCTGGGGCATCCGCCTGCGCCTGGCACGCGGAACGAATCAGGCAATTCCGGCGTTTATCCCTCGTGTGCCCGCGCTCCGGCATGCGAATGACCCAGACCCGCGGATCGTGCGCGGCGAGTATCTCGCCATGACCACCTGTATCGAATGCCATGGGCTCACCCTGCACGCGGACGCTCCGTTTGGCGACGAGACCGCGCCCGACCTGGCCGTGATCGCCGGCTATGATCTGGCCGCATTCATGCGGCTGATGCGCACCGGCAAGGCACTCGGCGACCGGGAACTGGAAATGATGAGTCCGGTGGCACGTGGCCGGTTCGTTTACTTCTCGGATGAAGAAGTGTCGGACCTGTACGCCTTTCTGCGTGCCAACGTCGCGCCTGCGAGCCGTGAACCCTGA
- a CDS encoding sigma-54 dependent transcriptional regulator, whose protein sequence is MSAAHILVVDDEADIRGLLKEILSEEGYDVDVAGDAGQARALRARQLPDLVLLDIWMPDTDGITLLREWQAATAEASCPVVMMSGHGTVETAVEATRLGAFDFVEKPLSLQKLLRTVERALEAGKRKRHAGKLLAASPGVPVGRSRIMQQLRADLAQIASNDSPVLLVGETGTGREAFARFIHDASARAPRPFVTLISSTLRADGAEQVLFGTESAGQAAPGVLERAAAGTLFINELEDLPAQAQRALLGALESGQFTRVGGHTPVTLKARIISSSRPGIESRSDDFRRDLLAHLNTLLVRVPPLREYTEDVPDLLRHYVDRLVDGEGLQFRKFSVAAQNRLRNYPWPDNVRELKNLVQRLLLQGGGEEIRLEEIERELAAQAPSVEPLVKQDLLALPLREAREQFERAYLQQQLLLCNGKVGQLAKRVGMERTHLYRKLRSLGVDFRNISDEPE, encoded by the coding sequence ATGAGCGCCGCACACATTCTGGTCGTCGATGACGAAGCCGACATTCGCGGCCTGCTGAAAGAGATTCTTTCGGAGGAAGGGTATGACGTGGACGTGGCGGGTGACGCAGGGCAGGCCCGCGCGTTGCGCGCCCGCCAGTTGCCCGACCTGGTGCTGCTCGACATCTGGATGCCCGACACCGATGGCATCACGCTGCTGCGCGAGTGGCAGGCCGCCACCGCCGAAGCATCCTGTCCGGTGGTGATGATGTCCGGGCATGGCACGGTGGAAACCGCGGTCGAGGCCACGCGGCTCGGCGCCTTCGATTTCGTCGAGAAGCCGCTGTCGCTGCAGAAGCTGCTGCGCACCGTCGAGCGCGCGCTCGAGGCCGGCAAGCGAAAGCGCCACGCCGGCAAGTTGTTAGCCGCGTCGCCGGGCGTGCCGGTGGGCCGCAGCCGCATCATGCAGCAGCTGCGCGCCGATCTGGCGCAAATCGCTTCCAACGATTCCCCGGTGTTGCTGGTCGGCGAGACCGGCACCGGCCGCGAAGCGTTCGCGCGTTTCATCCACGATGCGAGCGCGCGCGCGCCGCGTCCATTCGTCACACTGATCTCGAGCACGTTGCGCGCCGACGGCGCCGAGCAGGTGTTGTTCGGTACGGAGTCCGCCGGCCAGGCCGCACCGGGCGTGCTCGAACGCGCCGCGGCCGGCACCTTGTTCATCAACGAGCTCGAAGATCTGCCGGCGCAGGCGCAGCGGGCGCTGCTCGGAGCGCTGGAGAGCGGCCAGTTCACGCGGGTGGGCGGGCACACTCCCGTCACTCTCAAGGCGCGCATCATTTCCTCGTCGCGCCCCGGCATCGAGTCGCGCAGCGACGATTTCCGCCGCGACCTGCTCGCCCACCTGAACACCTTGCTCGTGCGGGTGCCGCCGCTGCGCGAATACACCGAGGACGTGCCCGACCTGCTGCGTCACTACGTCGATCGCCTGGTCGACGGCGAGGGCCTGCAGTTCCGCAAATTCAGCGTCGCGGCGCAGAACCGGCTGCGCAACTACCCCTGGCCCGACAACGTCCGCGAGCTCAAGAATCTCGTGCAGCGTCTGCTGCTGCAGGGTGGTGGCGAAGAAATCCGTCTGGAGGAAATCGAACGCGAGCTCGCCGCGCAGGCACCGAGCGTCGAACCGCTGGTCAAGCAGGACTTGCTGGCGCTGCCGCTGCGCGAAGCACGCGAGCAGTTCGAGCGCGCCTATCTACAGCAGCAGCTGCTGCTGTGCAACGGCAAGGTGGGGCAGCTGGCGAAACGCGTCGGCATGGAGCGCACGCACCTCTATCGCAAGCTGCGCTCGCTCGGCGTGGATTTCCGCAACATCAGCGACGAGCCCGAGTAG
- a CDS encoding ATP-binding protein, translated as MRRLGTLGLIALWVLVSGGLLLLLALAVQNSQRFSQLQAWILLLNAIAVVTVSVLLARKIIELVRAFRAGVPGSRLTARTVAIFGSLVIAPLIIVYLFSLEFLNRGIDSWFKVEIKQGLSDALELSKSAMDVRMREYARSTQLFANRLADSPPSNWASATDEQRVESGALEVVVYGTLGQVLAASSTGTPTNLPRASAEVTSAIAGGNLYWSLEPLSEDDYLINTAAPIATSPGSSEGRFVVALYPVPPQLVRLSEAVQHSYSQHSDLTEQREGVKNLFGLTLTLVLLLAMLTAIYGAIYSAEKLVRPVQDLIAGTRAVGKGDFGTRLPLPSRDEMGFLVHSFNDMTKRLRRAREETTRSQQAVERERERLSIILARLSTGVIAIGRDLKLRSANQAASNILGVDLERGVGQPLAALQESNPRFARFVGEVGVRLAKGEEEWREQMDLKPEMAGARVLVCACTPLPGDEHAENDEERQGGFVIVFDDISALLQAQRDAAWGEVARRLAHEIKNPLTPIQLSAERMRRRYLHQMTGEDAQILDRATYTIVQQVEAMKAMVNAFSEYARAPDMKVTRFPFNALVTEVADLHRVQESGVQIDVELDPRIDQVEADRGRVRQILNNLIVNGAEAVEGVAAGRVTLATHFESAGSAEYATITVSDNGPGFAREVLGRAFDPYVTSKPKGTGLGLAIVKKIVEEHGGRVEADNRPEGGGRVRVSLPLTDGSRQLVARDKRVEPRKERA; from the coding sequence ATGAGGCGCCTCGGCACCCTCGGGTTAATAGCCCTCTGGGTGCTGGTCAGCGGCGGTCTGCTGCTGCTGTTGGCGCTGGCGGTGCAGAACTCCCAGCGTTTCAGCCAGCTGCAGGCGTGGATCCTGCTGCTCAACGCCATCGCGGTGGTCACGGTCAGCGTGCTGCTGGCGCGCAAGATCATCGAGCTGGTGCGGGCATTTCGCGCCGGTGTGCCGGGCTCGCGCCTCACGGCGCGCACGGTCGCGATCTTCGGTTCGCTGGTGATCGCGCCGCTGATCATCGTCTATCTATTCTCGCTCGAGTTCCTGAATCGCGGCATCGACAGCTGGTTCAAGGTGGAGATCAAGCAGGGCCTGTCCGACGCGCTGGAGCTGTCGAAATCCGCGATGGACGTGCGCATGCGCGAATACGCGCGCAGCACGCAGCTGTTCGCGAACCGCCTCGCCGACAGCCCGCCGTCGAACTGGGCCTCGGCCACCGACGAGCAACGCGTCGAGAGCGGCGCGCTGGAGGTGGTCGTATACGGCACGCTCGGCCAGGTGCTCGCCGCCAGCAGCACCGGCACGCCGACCAATCTGCCGCGTGCCTCTGCCGAAGTGACCAGCGCGATCGCCGGCGGCAATCTGTACTGGAGCCTGGAGCCGCTGTCGGAAGACGACTACCTGATCAACACGGCGGCGCCTATCGCGACCTCGCCCGGATCGAGCGAAGGTCGCTTCGTGGTGGCGCTTTATCCGGTGCCGCCGCAACTCGTGCGCCTTTCCGAGGCCGTGCAGCACTCCTATTCGCAGCACAGCGATCTGACCGAGCAACGCGAGGGAGTGAAGAATCTCTTCGGCCTCACGCTCACACTGGTGCTGCTGTTGGCAATGCTCACCGCCATCTATGGTGCTATCTACTCGGCCGAGAAGCTGGTGCGGCCGGTCCAGGACCTGATCGCGGGCACACGCGCGGTGGGCAAGGGGGACTTCGGCACGCGGTTGCCGCTGCCGTCGCGCGACGAGATGGGATTCCTCGTGCACTCGTTCAACGACATGACCAAGCGCTTGCGCCGCGCGCGCGAAGAAACCACGCGCAGCCAGCAGGCGGTCGAACGCGAACGCGAGCGGCTCTCCATCATCCTGGCGCGCCTGTCTACCGGCGTCATCGCGATCGGCCGCGACCTGAAGCTGCGCAGCGCCAACCAGGCCGCGAGCAACATCCTCGGCGTCGACCTCGAGCGGGGCGTCGGCCAGCCGCTGGCGGCGCTGCAGGAATCCAATCCGCGCTTCGCCCGGTTCGTCGGCGAGGTCGGCGTCCGGCTCGCAAAGGGCGAGGAAGAATGGCGCGAGCAGATGGACCTCAAACCGGAGATGGCCGGCGCTCGCGTGCTGGTGTGCGCGTGCACGCCGCTGCCCGGTGACGAACACGCCGAGAACGACGAGGAGCGGCAGGGCGGCTTCGTCATCGTGTTCGACGACATCAGCGCATTGCTGCAGGCGCAGCGCGACGCGGCCTGGGGCGAAGTGGCCCGCCGGCTCGCGCACGAGATCAAGAACCCGCTCACGCCTATCCAGTTGTCGGCCGAGCGCATGCGCCGCCGCTACCTGCACCAGATGACGGGCGAGGACGCGCAGATCCTCGATCGTGCCACTTACACGATCGTGCAGCAGGTCGAGGCGATGAAGGCCATGGTCAATGCGTTCAGCGAATACGCGCGCGCGCCGGACATGAAAGTCACGCGTTTTCCGTTCAACGCGCTGGTCACCGAGGTCGCCGATCTGCATCGCGTGCAGGAATCGGGCGTCCAGATCGACGTCGAGCTCGATCCGCGCATCGACCAGGTGGAAGCCGACCGTGGCCGGGTGCGCCAGATCCTCAACAACCTGATCGTGAACGGCGCGGAGGCGGTGGAAGGCGTTGCCGCCGGCCGCGTCACGCTGGCCACGCATTTCGAATCCGCGGGCTCCGCGGAGTACGCCACCATCACGGTGTCCGACAACGGGCCCGGCTTCGCGCGCGAGGTGTTGGGGCGGGCCTTCGATCCCTATGTCACCAGTAAACCCAAGGGCACCGGTTTGGGCCTCGCGATCGTGAAAAAAATTGTCGAGGAGCATGGCGGACGCGTGGAAGCCGACAATCGGCCGGAAGGCGGCGGGCGCGTGCGTGTATCCTTGCCCTTAACAGACGGATCCCGACAGCTGGTGGCGCGCGACAAACGCGTTGAACCACGGAAGGAGCGAGCATGA
- a CDS encoding DUF4390 domain-containing protein — protein MQFRRANSFLPLLFAVLATVVGVGLGGVARADPLDGVLEVRSAYVAVDQGVFQLFARIAYPVNDDIRAALKDGLMLTFDLDVIVSRERRFWVDETVAEYTLKRELIYHAVSDRYVTRDLDARSGEQHSYATLEEALEALGTVEAWPFLVSPQLSMNRQYRVSLRAGVRRGRLPDTLRVLLFWTDDWHRESEWFSWSLQR, from the coding sequence ATGCAGTTCCGCCGCGCCAACAGTTTCCTGCCCCTGCTGTTCGCAGTACTCGCGACAGTGGTCGGCGTGGGGCTGGGCGGGGTTGCGCGGGCCGATCCTCTCGACGGCGTGCTCGAGGTGCGGTCGGCATATGTGGCTGTCGACCAGGGCGTCTTCCAGCTGTTCGCGCGCATCGCCTACCCGGTGAACGACGACATCCGCGCCGCGCTCAAGGACGGGCTGATGCTCACCTTCGACCTCGACGTGATCGTCTCGCGCGAGCGGCGCTTCTGGGTCGACGAAACCGTCGCCGAATACACGCTCAAACGCGAGCTCATCTATCACGCGGTCAGCGATCGCTACGTGACGCGCGATCTCGACGCGCGCAGCGGCGAACAACACAGCTACGCCACTCTGGAAGAAGCGCTCGAAGCATTGGGCACGGTCGAGGCGTGGCCATTCCTGGTCTCGCCGCAGTTGTCGATGAACCGGCAGTACCGGGTGTCCCTGCGCGCCGGCGTGCGGCGTGGGCGGCTGCCCGATACGTTGCGCGTGCTGCTGTTCTGGACCGATGACTGGCATCGCGAAAGCGAGTGGTTCTCATGGTCCCTGCAGCGATGA
- the rsmB gene encoding 16S rRNA (cytosine(967)-C(5))-methyltransferase RsmB: MKRSVVRRNPPPQRRARHAPGAETMAHAASAVHDVVYEGRSADAALEAAHERVDRAAVRAIALGTLRWYLRLQPALAPLSNRPFDELSPKLAALLVTAAHQVEYSRGAPEAQVHLAVDASRVIGEGRASGVVNAMLRRFVAQRAELLAVADVEVAQRHAHPRWLVEALRAAWGERHEEILRANNQHPPMVLRLDAALPADDFLRSWRALGRDAQVVAWRPQAVVLERPAAVQALPGFEAGAVSVQDAGAQLAALLLDCQPKMRVLDACAAPGGKTLHIAQITPDLAELIAVDDDGLRLARVRENLQRAGRDAILVTADLRERPASFEAAHFDRILVDAPCSATGVIRRHPDIKLLRRASDIDGFVATQRRILATAFELLRPGGRLVYCTCSVLPAENEAVVLAFLDGEPRAARGAWPENLVSPPGLLERSVGWQLLPGGGAGTDGFYYACLTRK, translated from the coding sequence ATGAAACGCTCCGTCGTGCGAAGAAATCCCCCGCCCCAGCGACGCGCGCGCCATGCGCCTGGCGCAGAAACCATGGCGCATGCGGCCAGCGCGGTACACGACGTGGTGTACGAGGGCCGTTCCGCGGACGCCGCGCTGGAAGCGGCGCACGAACGCGTCGACCGCGCCGCCGTGCGCGCCATCGCGCTCGGCACGCTGCGCTGGTACCTGCGGCTGCAGCCGGCGCTCGCGCCCTTGTCGAACCGCCCGTTCGACGAGCTCTCGCCAAAACTCGCGGCACTGCTGGTGACCGCCGCGCACCAGGTCGAATACTCGCGCGGCGCGCCCGAAGCGCAGGTGCACCTGGCCGTGGACGCGAGCCGCGTGATCGGCGAGGGCCGCGCTTCGGGCGTGGTCAACGCGATGCTGCGGCGTTTCGTCGCGCAGCGCGCCGAGTTGTTAGCCGTCGCCGATGTCGAGGTTGCGCAACGTCACGCGCATCCGCGCTGGCTGGTCGAAGCGCTGCGTGCGGCCTGGGGCGAACGTCACGAAGAAATTCTCCGTGCCAACAACCAGCATCCGCCGATGGTCTTGCGGCTCGATGCCGCGCTGCCCGCCGACGATTTTCTGCGTTCGTGGCGTGCGCTCGGGCGCGATGCACAGGTCGTCGCCTGGCGGCCGCAGGCGGTGGTGCTCGAACGGCCCGCGGCCGTGCAGGCGTTGCCCGGCTTCGAAGCCGGTGCGGTGTCGGTACAGGATGCCGGTGCGCAGCTCGCCGCGCTGCTGCTCGATTGCCAACCGAAGATGCGCGTGCTCGATGCCTGCGCCGCGCCGGGCGGCAAGACCCTGCACATCGCGCAAATCACGCCGGATCTCGCCGAACTCATCGCCGTGGACGACGACGGTCTGCGGCTCGCGCGGGTGCGCGAAAACCTGCAGCGTGCCGGTCGCGACGCGATCCTGGTCACCGCCGACCTGCGCGAACGGCCCGCGTCGTTCGAAGCCGCGCACTTCGATCGCATCCTGGTGGACGCGCCCTGTTCGGCCACTGGTGTCATCCGCCGCCATCCGGACATCAAGCTGCTGCGGCGCGCGAGCGACATCGACGGGTTCGTCGCGACCCAGCGGCGGATTCTCGCCACCGCGTTCGAACTACTGCGGCCCGGCGGACGTCTCGTCTACTGCACCTGCTCGGTGCTGCCGGCGGAGAACGAGGCGGTCGTGCTGGCCTTCCTGGATGGCGAGCCGCGCGCCGCGCGTGGCGCCTGGCCGGAAAACCTCGTGTCACCGCCGGGGCTGCTCGAACGCAGCGTCGGCTGGCAGCTGCTGCCCGGTGGCGGCGCGGGCACCGATGGCTTCTACTATGCTTGCTTGACCAGAAAATAG
- the fmt gene encoding methionyl-tRNA formyltransferase gives MNSFRIAFAGTPQFALPALRALLGSTHRVVGVLTQPDRPAGRGRELRASPVKLLALDAGLPLAQPATLKTPEGRAQLSLWAPDLLVVVAYGLILPPAVLALPRRGCLNIHGSLLPRWRGAAPIQRAILAGDTETGVTIMQLDEGLDTGPTLLERRRHIGTHDTAGDLHDALSELGAAALLEAIDGLAAGTLAARPQPALGANYAPKIEKSEARLDWSSAAADLDRQVRAFNPWPMAETRFAGESLRVLRASVAGGTADAAAPGTLLGIAEDGLRVACGEGVLAVRELQRAGKRPVSARDFANAVRLDGIRFGT, from the coding sequence ATGAACTCTTTTAGAATTGCCTTCGCGGGCACGCCGCAATTTGCGCTGCCCGCGCTCCGTGCGCTGCTCGGCTCCACGCATCGCGTGGTCGGCGTGTTGACGCAACCCGACCGGCCGGCCGGCCGCGGACGGGAGCTGCGCGCCTCGCCGGTCAAACTACTCGCGCTCGACGCCGGCCTGCCGCTGGCGCAGCCGGCGACCCTGAAGACACCCGAGGGCCGCGCGCAGCTTTCGCTCTGGGCGCCCGATCTCCTGGTCGTGGTCGCCTACGGGCTCATCCTTCCACCCGCGGTGCTGGCACTGCCGCGCCGCGGCTGCCTCAACATCCACGGCTCGTTGCTGCCGCGCTGGCGCGGCGCGGCGCCGATCCAGCGCGCGATCCTCGCGGGCGACACTGAAACCGGAGTGACCATCATGCAGCTCGACGAGGGCCTCGACACCGGCCCGACATTGCTCGAGCGACGGCGCCACATCGGCACGCACGACACTGCCGGCGACCTGCACGACGCGTTGTCTGAACTCGGCGCGGCCGCCCTGCTCGAAGCCATCGACGGCCTCGCGGCCGGCACGCTGGCCGCGCGCCCGCAGCCGGCGCTCGGGGCTAACTACGCGCCCAAGATCGAAAAGTCCGAGGCGCGGCTGGACTGGAGTTCCGCGGCCGCCGATCTCGACCGGCAGGTACGAGCCTTCAATCCGTGGCCCATGGCCGAAACCCGCTTCGCCGGCGAATCGCTGCGGGTGTTACGCGCATCCGTAGCGGGCGGCACGGCTGACGCGGCCGCACCCGGTACCTTGTTGGGTATCGCGGAAGATGGACTTCGGGTCGCCTGCGGCGAGGGCGTGCTCGCGGTGCGCGAGCTGCAGCGCGCCGGGAAAAGGCCGGTTTCGGCGCGCGATTTCGCCAATGCCGTCCGCCTCGACGGCATCAGGTTCGGCACATGA
- the def gene encoding peptide deformylase, with product MARLQILEYPDPRLRTKATRVEVFDAALAQKVADMFETMYAAPGVGLAATQVDFHKRLIVMDVSEGKTDPRVFCNPEILTQEGVGITEEGCLSVPGIFDEVKRAAVIRARAQDVNGATFEVDLDGLAAVCLQHEMDHLEGKLFVDYLSDLKRERIRKKLDKDRKERAAKQREPAASRAY from the coding sequence ATGGCGCGCCTGCAAATTCTTGAATACCCCGACCCCCGTCTAAGGACCAAGGCCACCCGCGTGGAGGTCTTCGACGCCGCGCTCGCGCAGAAGGTCGCCGACATGTTCGAAACCATGTACGCCGCGCCCGGAGTGGGGCTGGCCGCGACCCAGGTCGATTTCCATAAGCGTCTGATAGTCATGGATGTTTCGGAAGGAAAGACCGATCCCCGGGTCTTCTGCAATCCGGAGATCCTGACGCAGGAAGGCGTGGGGATCACCGAAGAAGGCTGCCTGTCGGTACCGGGCATTTTCGACGAAGTGAAGCGGGCCGCGGTCATCCGGGCACGCGCCCAGGACGTCAACGGCGCGACCTTCGAAGTCGATCTCGACGGGCTCGCGGCGGTGTGCCTGCAGCACGAGATGGATCACCTCGAAGGCAAGCTTTTCGTCGACTACCTGTCGGATCTCAAGCGCGAACGTATCCGCAAGAAGCTCGACAAGGATCGCAAGGAGCGCGCCGCCAAACAGCGCGAGCCCGCTGCCTCCCGCGCGTACTGA
- a CDS encoding LysM peptidoglycan-binding domain-containing protein, protein MLGTLTPRLFALTAFIAAALLLVAGCKSAPPAAEAAPPPMAAEPVNAADTSADDLTATEAAVAAMNEAPVADAAPVQTAQLIRPDAPMNYTVKRGDTLWDIAAVFLKDPWFWPEIWQINPQVENPHLIYPGDVLSLAYGHDGSSASVSISQYSGARLQPRLRSEQLDGPVDAIPFAAIAAFLSKPSVLTKDEALAAPHILGFRDHHMIGGTGHEIYVKNLNAPLNQRYAVMHIGEAIVDPESKDLVGYQAAYVATAVVNNPGTISKAILTEGAREALEGDRLILQEGDVPLTFTPHAPASNINGQIIAVADEAEQIGQFQVVVINRGARQGLTPGAVLAIDQKGEVVHDKYGKAPWEKNPYGEMVQLPYERAGTMIVFKVFDRVSYGLVIGARGPMQVADRVYNP, encoded by the coding sequence GTGCTCGGAACTCTGACCCCGCGTCTCTTCGCCCTGACGGCCTTCATTGCTGCCGCGCTGCTGCTCGTGGCCGGCTGCAAATCGGCACCGCCCGCGGCTGAAGCCGCGCCGCCGCCCATGGCCGCGGAACCGGTCAACGCTGCGGATACCAGCGCTGACGACCTCACGGCCACTGAAGCCGCGGTTGCGGCCATGAACGAAGCGCCGGTTGCCGATGCCGCGCCGGTGCAGACCGCGCAGCTCATCCGTCCGGATGCGCCGATGAACTACACCGTGAAGCGTGGCGACACGCTCTGGGACATCGCCGCGGTGTTTCTCAAGGACCCGTGGTTCTGGCCCGAGATCTGGCAGATCAATCCGCAGGTCGAGAATCCCCACCTGATCTATCCGGGCGACGTGTTGTCGCTGGCCTATGGTCACGACGGCAGCAGCGCCAGCGTGAGCATTTCGCAGTACAGCGGCGCGCGCCTGCAGCCGCGTCTGCGCAGCGAACAACTCGACGGTCCGGTCGACGCGATTCCGTTTGCCGCCATCGCCGCGTTCCTGAGCAAGCCGAGTGTGCTCACGAAGGATGAAGCGCTGGCTGCGCCGCACATTCTCGGATTCCGCGATCACCACATGATCGGTGGGACGGGACACGAGATCTACGTCAAGAACCTCAACGCGCCGCTGAACCAGCGCTACGCGGTCATGCACATCGGCGAGGCGATCGTGGATCCGGAATCCAAGGACCTCGTGGGTTATCAGGCCGCGTACGTCGCGACCGCCGTGGTCAACAATCCGGGCACGATCAGCAAGGCCATCCTCACCGAAGGCGCGCGCGAGGCGCTCGAAGGCGACCGCCTGATACTGCAGGAAGGCGATGTGCCGCTGACTTTCACGCCGCATGCGCCGGCCTCTAACATCAATGGACAGATCATCGCGGTCGCGGACGAGGCCGAGCAGATCGGTCAGTTCCAGGTCGTCGTGATCAATCGCGGCGCACGTCAGGGCCTCACGCCCGGCGCGGTGCTCGCCATCGACCAGAAGGGCGAGGTCGTGCACGACAAGTACGGCAAGGCGCCGTGGGAAAAGAATCCCTATGGCGAGATGGTGCAGCTGCCTTACGAACGGGCCGGCACGATGATCGTCTTCAAGGTGTTCGACCGCGTGAGTT